The Amphiura filiformis chromosome 8, Afil_fr2py, whole genome shotgun sequence genomic sequence ACCTATCAACAAGCATTGATAAATCGAAGGTAAGAATGTAATCGGGCCGGCAGAATGCCTTAGGACCAACCGAGGTATCATGGTTGCACGACAAACTGCTTATGTTTGGAGAAGACCCTCTTAGGAATATTGATAAAACAACGCTAAGTAAATCTATGTAAGGTCAGTTAGTCTTCGGATCTAATAAAAAATCGAATTAAATGCCAGGGAAGGAGGCAGCGATATAAGCATTTTAGTGTGCATGTTTGTTATTTTAAACACCCATTATTCGATAAGAGATAGGGTAAGCAACCTAGTTCGTGCCAGTAAAATTATAAATATTAGCATTGAATATATTTTATGGTATATGGTTGACGGATGAGTTAAAGAAATCTGACGTACATGACGTACGTAGACTTAAGCTATTACATCGGAATAGAAGTATGTTTATGTGGTACACTGGATGTATAAAACGCATTAGTAAGATCCCTGGTGTATACGCAGACGTAAGGGGTTTACCGCTCATATATCAAGTCAGATTCCAACAGCCAACTTTGATAGGGGAAGAGGAATTTAGGAAGATAAAATATCGTGTcagtatttttatgatttttatgatgatCATCATTCTAAAACACGAACACTGCTGATGCGTAATGAGTCGTTTCCCCGTCCATATTAAATGTTAGCTAATGTTGACTTCTATAAATTAAACATTTCAAAATGCTCTATTTTGTTGACACTGCCATGTCATTAGAGTCGTATTAATAATCGTCATGTTTTCAAATTTCTTGCCAGCCTTCCATCTGCTCCTAATGTATTAACACCTCACGCACATTATGCTGTTCCGTATTTCCGCCTTTTACCCCAAtttcattttgtggaaaagagtGGCCTTCAAGCCGCAGCCGGGCAGCACATCAAGCCCATTGTAGGAAAGCGCAGGAGAAAGTAACTTCGAGCAATGCCTCTAAGCCTGCTCTCTGTAAGACGAGTCAATCAGGAAATGGTCAGGTACATAACCACAGAGCCAACCTGAAGGATGATTACTCCTACATCAGAAGAAAGACCAGCTAAACATCAAGAAAGTCTGTGGCAAGATGGAATCTAAACCAAGTGTCAGAAGCATTGGAATCACTCCCTATTTACAAAGACCCAACAGTAGAGctagaaagaagagaaaaaaactTCCTAGAAGAAAATACGGTGTCAAACAACCACCCAAAGCAAAAAATCAGAAGAAAGTGCAAAAGTCTCGCCAACAGAAAAGACTTCGCAAAATGAAACAAGATCTTaagaagaaactcaagaaagcaATGAAAGACACCAAATCAGACCATGAAATACTGAAAGTGAAGCCAGAGTTCCTGACAGCAATGAGacttcataacaagatcaggaaAATGGAGCTCAAAGAGAAAGGAAAGAGACATGCACAGGAGGcgtttaataaaaaaaacccaccagtACGCTAAGAAGCTCTTTGACCCCAAAGCAGCGCAAGGAGCACCAGGCTTCTCCAGAGATGTAGCGAATAAGTATATATTTCAGCACAACGTTTTCAGACAAAAAGCGAGATTACCGATACAATTCCGTGAGAGGCATTCCAAAACCTGCAGCTCCAAGGTACCAACTGTCGGAAGATCCGCCATCAATGGCAGAACTTGAGGAAGTAATACCGAGAAAATAAGTCTGCTCCAGGAACCAACGCCATCCCATACCTGCTGTACAATAAATGTCCAATAGTTGTTTCAGTATTGCATAGTATCCTCAGAAGAGTTTGGAAGAAGGGCAAAATCCCCCTGTCATGGAAAATTGGAGAAGCAGTTCTGATACCAAAAGAGGATGATACATCAAGGCCAGAACACCCCTGTTTAGAAACATAACTTTGACAAATGTTAGCGGGAAGATGTTATATAGACCAAGCCATCCAGAAGGGATTTCTACCAGGTATAGCCCTGATGGAGACCCTCCTTGGTGCTAAACAGAATGCTCGTGAGATTGTCGCATCATGGCTGGACCTGGCTAATGCATAATGGGTCGGTTGATCATAACCTGGTCAAATTTGCACTGGAATGGTATAACGTCCCATCTACCACTCATGAGCTAATCTTTAACTACTATGACGAGCTGTTTGTAAGAGTGAGAACCCAGAAATGGACCTCAGATTGGTTCATGTACCAAATTGGCTTATACCAAAGATGTCCACTCTCCGTGGTGCTCTTCCGGATGGTATTCAACCTCCTATTGGACTTACTGAAGACCAAGCAAGACCAAGTCTGgccatgaagaagtcaaacattgTCAGGACAAATGGAAGGACATCGACAACCTATGCACCATGTGACCCACAACTTCACATCAGTGGGAAGGACATCCCGTTTATCCACCAATCATCCATGCGATTTCTCGACAAAGAAGTCCGATTAAGGTGTTGAGTCCAAACTGAAGACTCTCCTAGAGAGAGTAAACAATGACAAAGTCAACAGTATCGCTAAGATGTGGATATATGAAAACCACATTGTGAGCAGCATATTTTGGGAATTTCTCATCTACTGCTTCCCAGTGTCATTCGCCCAAAATCTTCAAACTGCGGCTACACGCCACCTCAAGAGATGGACAGGCCTGCCGAAATGCGCTTACCCCTCTATTCTTTACAGAAAGAGAGATAACAAGGGCCTCCAACTGAAAGCTTTAATAACGCATTTCAAATGTATGCAGTTGATGAAGTACCACATAATGAAATACTCTGTGGACGAGGAGACACAGTTCATCTATGGTCACATAGAGCAGAGACAGAGAGGAAAGAAACAGTGGAATGGTGTGAAAGATGCATGAAAGAGAAAGACATCTTTTTATCAACGAGCTATGCAGAGGGCAACATGGTCGCCAAGGCCTGGGATTCATCAAGGGTCAGAAACGCCAAGAGCAGATGTCTAAGCAAGAGCACATGCTATCATCCATTACCAAAGATGTCTCAGAACAGCACCTACTTGTCTCCTTATATGGAATGACAAAACAAGGTCGCTTCCTCGGATGGGAAACAGCCATGCACATGGACACAAGATGGAATAGTCTCCTCTACTCCTAGTCACCTGAGATGCTGAAATTTTACCTCAACTCAATCCAAGACACACTACCCTCACCTGCCAACTTGAAGACCTGGAACAAACACCCACTAGGTCAGTGTACTCTCTGTGGCTACAACTGCTGTACAATGCTGCACATATTCAACTGCCGCCAGTACTCTCTTAGAACAGGCCGTTACAACAGGAGACATGACATGGTACTGGAGAGATAGTCCACCAACTAGTTCCTGCTGTTTTGAAAGCTAGATGTGGGACAGTAGGCGACGAAAATCAGCATGTAGCATGCCACAGAACCCAGAAAGACAACATCATCCAAAGCTGTGAGGACTGGCAAGTAGTGTGGGATGAAGACAATCGCCAAGCTATGTTCCCTCCAGAGATAGTGACAACATCAAATAGGCCAGACATAACTGTCTACTCACCATCAGACAAGCAAGGCATCATAATTGAACTCGCAGTACCTGCTGAGGAGAACTTGCAGATGAAGATCTAACCCAGGAAGGACAATCAGCAGGATGGGAACTAAAATACTTCCTAGTAGAGGTGGGATTAAGAGGATTCACAAACAACACACTTCGAACCTGCTTCAAGTTCTTTGGCCTCCcaaacaaagaaaccaaaaagGCACTGGATACTGTGGCGAGAACAGCATTAAGAGCAACATGTTATGGATTGCACACAACAACAGTTTTCTCATTTGGCTACCAGGTCTTCATATTTACACCTTTTCCTGGCGTACGCATTGGCTAGGTTCTCCTCCGATAGTACTATCAATTCTATGATGATTCATGTTTAGTGGTGGCTGAATAGATCGTAATATCAGGTTGCTTGGCAGTTTCTGCTATTTCTGGAGGGAACACTATAGACTTATGCTCCTCATCCATCAGGAAGGTCCATTCTCTAGCCTTCTTCAGGACGTTTTTTACTTCTGTCTTTGGAGTACGTAGAGCTCGGTTCATGTATGTTGTGCCATTGGCTGTACGGAAAGCAATGGTAGGGATCCGGATGAAGTCTGGAGTATACTctgttgttttgctgttgttaGCCTCATCAATATATGGTGCCAGGCCTGATGCTATTATTCTTAGTGTTTGGTCATGGCGCCAGTTGTACCTTCCATTCTCAAGTGAGTAGCTGCAATAATTCAGGATGTGGAGTAGAGTACAGTTAGGGTAGTTGCAGAGTTGACACAGTCCAAGATTGGTCCCCCCCCACAGTTTCAGATTAACAGGTGAAGGAAGTTGGTCATGGATAGCATTGATATGGAAAGACAGGAGCTCTGGTGTCCAGGCATATATAGGAGCTTCTTCCATGAGGTGTCAGTCTGCATGGGTTAGTCCCATCTCAACCACTGTCCTTGTTTAGCACATCCGTAGAGGTAAACCAGCATATCTTCTTCATTCACTTCTTTCACCAGACTAGTGAGGCATTTTCTGTGCTCTTTCTGGCTCAAGTCCTTAATAAGCTTTTGGGTTTTCTTGAAACCCAGTCCTGCCCGGTCAGTTTGATCTCGGCTCAGCTGATTTAAGATGAAGTGGCGCTCTCTCTGTTCGAGCTCTTTACCTCCATTCCACCTCTTCTTGGTTTTCTTATTTTCCAAACAATCTCTATATAGTGTTTGGGTCTTTCCATCTCTGGAGTATTTGTTCAGATGGCCATATAACTGAAAGTTCGTATCCGGGTATTGCCTTGTTTTGAGGAGTTCCTCTAACAGAAATTAAAAGTTGGTAAACATCACCAGCAAATATTCCTGAATTGAATATCTAAAAGTTGATATCTTTGATTTAAAAGTGACGTTTGAGCAGTAAACTCAATGAAATTTCcaataattaattaatagttctgaagctataggcatatttataccGGCTGTGTTTCTTTCTGTGAGGTCATTAGATCAGATGCCattcagtttcactcaaaaaagctGAAACTAGTGAGAAAACCTGAAAAAGTACGtaaatgcaggccaaaaagccccaaaatgggttgaaaataataaaaacacgggaatttggactcacaataAACCTGAAAAGTGCTATCTCAGTGAAGTGTTTGATAGAACCTTTTTACTTGGTGGGCTTTCATATTCACTTTCAGCCTGTGCATTatagaaatgaaaaataaaatcaacCACACAGGAAAAAGTACTTCGATACTATCCCTTCTCAAGTTGtaaaattcatttcatttttttattattattttaaaggtgaacaaacaaacaagcaaaaatattatttaaattgtaatggTAATTTTTGCCGCTACTGTCACCCAGTAACTGTTTATACAGGCAACCTCTATGCACATATAACAATCTGTAGCCTTTCAGTtcttataaaataattatttggtgaATGCGAAGAAATGTCACATACCACGGGGGGTCTCAttagttgaaggtatacgggaaaGTGCCTTGGTTTTGGgctaccttttcagcgattttgacATATCGATGGGTAGGTTTTCAGGGGAGACAAATGTAGGTCAAatctgggtgttttttttttaaattctagtacaggctgatgggttgcaaaaagtatagaaaatatCGGCATgtaaaagtctgcgtggcacaacCCTGTACACTTTTCGAAAAACCTTGCCCATCTCCCGAATAATGATACATAAGGGCTCAAACACGTTCTCTTGGACTGCAGATGTATATGTTGGATGAAGAGTCGGTCAGGATGAGAGCATGTGTTATTTGAGCGATTTTTTGAAGAAGTTAAATTGAATAATAGTAAGCGTTTTGAAGGTGGTTGGGTTGCATATCATCAGGCAAATCACCAGCAAGTAAGCATGTAAAATGAAGCTTATGGATAATGAAGTAGTGTAGGTGTTCGCGCTGTTAGGACCTTCTCGATAATGTACTTATAGATTTTCATAATAAAATGTTGAGAAtttcatttcttatcatatatataACGACAAATTGTCGACAAACACCAAAAAGTAGAAGTAGATCAGAAGGTGACAGAATAAgaatttttggtattttcttatAGAAATGGTGGTgtttttttggttctttagaaaaTCTTTGTCCCAAATATGAACGAGTCATAAGTTATGGATACGATACTGTACATGCATTTTGCAAGTTTTAGTCCCCAGGGATGCGAGTTTTTACTTAATAGACAACAACACACAATGGATAAATATACTGTCACCTGAAAACTTAACAGTCCCGAGTGGCGTGATGCGTTGTACCACATAATACGCATCACTGAATCACCTAAGTTTGATCTCATATCTCAGGAATTTGACactgtagatagtgcaaactattctttttctaaaTCCCCACGAGTGGACAGAACAATTTGCTgcaaaattcaagaaaaaatctgATAATGGACTTCTGTTGCGGATGTTCACTCCCAAAACTGCCACCTTGTTCAAAGTCTCCTTGTTTCAAAGCCAATTAAAGTTAGTGTATTTTTAAAGTTGATGACTGGCTTTCTCTGCATGAGGTGTCTTGATTTCGCGTCCCTGTTCAGTATTGAGAAATGTCATTTTAttgttgcattttgcattttaaccaaaaaataaaagttccttctttttttttctttgatggtTTTCTTCAGTATGGTCCCTCTTGCAAACAAAACTGTATCAGTTTCTATTCAAGATCTGTACACTTCAGAACAATTGTGACTGAAACACAGAAGTAACTCAAAAAGCAACAGAGGTGTTTTGTCATGCCAACTGAGAATGGGATTGGAATTAAATTTTCAGGTTTATActtgaagagctttgttgtaaaaccccttacatccacttgtttgatttgattcaatttgggattggataaagtgttgatgaatagaaactaaaagaataggtttgggacaattttcaaggcttcctatttattttattatttcttttatatcgcaccttttgtggatgtaaggggttttgcaacaaaataaatttaccccttttctagaaaccacctttgcaatcaaatttgagcccatttgtttacactacattatgtaacttgactaatgctttgaaaatctcatttacttttttaattatgaatttttaattaaattcgggaaaatggcattttggggtatttcgaagctacaccttttgttaattaaaattgttttttcaaacatagtgacccaaaaacagttccttttggttttaataggtaaagaacattccaggctaccattatacaccaaaaaattaaaaacaaaacaattctatattcattttaagttcagatttccgaaatttctaagatttcccaaacgggaaatatgcgataactccggaagggaaggtagtatgaaggtcaaacaaccaccaaaatgcgtatttttacccacactataatattatgccaataactcaatttggccaaaagtggatgtaaggggttttgaaacaaagctcttcactTGTTTTCAATATGCACCTTCCAGTACACACCTTGTTTGGCCGTGATTTAAATATCTTCTTTCAGAAAAGTTTGCCCAACGTTGGTTAAGGAGGACACAGCCCAACATTGGGCAAAATGTTGGGTAATGATTTACCCAATATTGGGTTGGCTAAAGGAAAACACATTGGGCAAAACATTACCCAACGTTGGGCTGTGCCCTCCTTAACCAACGCTGGGCaaacttttctgagagtgtatgaTAGGATGTACAGATTTCCAGTCACCGGAAGTGAGATTGCATGTTAGAAACACGTTGTACACGAAGTGGGCACCGCGACAGGCCCTCTCTGACACTACAAAATCCCCCGTCCCCCTTGAGGAACTGGAGCCAGTTTTAAGGTGGGCAAAATCTTCTCAAACCCAAAAGTTTGGATATTACTGTATAGGAAGAATAAGCTGAAATTTTCAAGTGTATAGCTTGTATAAAACAAGTACTTTGTCTGACTCCTTAACAAAGCGATTTTACGGTCTCATTACTTGAAAGGTGTCTTGCTTTATTTAATGGCTGGGTTATTGGCACCGTTCTGCATATAATGGGGCCATGGTAACAATGACGAGGCGTGTTTTgtggcttaaggtggtactacaccccttgataaatttgtgaccatttttgcatttttctcaaaactaataacacactggtaacaaaagttatgtatattataggggcaaggaatccagttactacactggaatttcagtgactcaagacaagtagttcttgatttattgatcaaatattggttttccctcatttttgactgtaactccacaactattgtttgtgctgaaataaaatttacagtgcagtagttgtagtccttgcccctataatatacatatcttacttgtcaccaatgcgctataatttttgagaaaaatgcaggtGACAGGTTTGCCAAAAAATTGCAGCCCgaatcatgggtcaaataatcgaaaagtcacccaatttttctcttaaccattggtttctatggggaaGGAAACTATCTGAAGTTGCGGTAGCCAATGTTTAAAAGTCGCCAAATTTGTTCTAAACCATTAGTTTCTAAGAGTTGAAAATGGTTAGGAGATAGTCAGTGGTGAATTTGTGCATGATTAGAGCAGTTTCCAGCTTgttaatgttgctgattgggagAGTATTAAGTGATTTTAATAAAAGAGCTCTGTAATATCTGTTCCATACAAATTGCAACCATCAATTTTTGTTTGCAAAAGCACCTAACATAGGAAAGTTCATAACATGTAAGTCAATAACTGAATATGGTTTAGGTCAACACTCAAAGTGACACTTTTGTCATTATATGATGCTGAGACTAGTAAAACTTAGAAATGCTCATTTTTTGGATACTGATTTCACAATTTCTCTTTCTTGTGCTTGTCTTATGCAGCTGCTTGATCAAAAATGGAAATAGATGACACATAAAGTACATTATTATAATCTTACACGTACATGTAAGGGCATTTGTTATTCTATAAAAAAACCCATTCTTTTAAACTGATCAAAAACAAGTAACAATTTTGTACGAGAAATGTAATAAACATGTGAGCATCAATATCACACTTGCTTTAGGTACCAAattaataacataataataataaacaaaaatgatacatttatttataaagCAAAACATTCTCAaatcaatttaatatttttatgagCATATGTATCAGTTGGATTCCATCAGTTGTCATGGCAACATCATATTTCTTTGCATTCACCTTTTCTACTTCTCAATCTACTTGGAattttattgcacttttttaaaCGAGCGGTCAATCTTTCAGAGGATGACCAGCGGTCACTCAGAAATGACCATTCCTACTTCTCACATTCTCCGCCTGCCTGCCTGCCAATCAAAAAATAGCATATAAATTTTTGTTTACAAACAAGTAAAGAAATAAATACAGTTACAACAACTTTTCAATCTTTGCCACCATGTATCGCACGCATGTCAAGATTCAAAGTTTGCATTTTACGACAGCAAATAAGTATCACTTATCTGGAATGACATTTCTTTCGGATATTTCTTTAACGAAGACTTCACTTCAATAAATAAAGACTCAATCTGATCACACCAGGCAGCTGTTGTCAAAAATGATATTGAGGTTTAtaccaaaatataaacaaatcgACTGCTGTGCAAGAAGCAggaaagtgcaatagctgccctgtgaacatttggcaatttacacacagtatattgtactcatctaaacatggcagctacacatggcagctattgcatttaccaaCTTCtgccactgagcagtcgaaatatgATCAAAGGTTTGCGAGAGGATgtaaaccagaaatattttctccagtttttatgttcacacttttaGCAGTTGATTTACTAACTGCAATAATGTATTGCAGCCTACATAAATACAGTTGACTCATATGGTTTAATGTGCAGCTATTTAAAATATTATGTTGAAAAGCTTTCGAGAataaatcaaatttcaaaattgtcaacATCAGACAGGATGGATCAGACTGGGTCCCCCTTGTTGACCGTTTGTTAACGATCCCAGACAATTTATCAAGTCTTGTGTGAGATTGAAAGAAACTCATGTGTCATCTTACTACAGTCTGTATCAAAGACCCCACTTACACTGGGCAAAAATTGTAATCGATTTCAGTCAAGTCCCAATCGATTTAAGTGACCTGCGGTTGTTGCACGTCGGGCTATCACCAGGCCAGCAAAAACGCACTTTCTTAAATGCAAATTCAGAATTGAATTCAGTGTAAAACAACTGCTACACAAATCAATTTAAATGCTAATCATTGGATGTAATTCAAAACACACCTTATTAGTCGATTACAGTTTTTGCCCAGTGTAAATGTGATAAATATGATTGTTACTCATAAAATGTGATGTTTATTGAAATGACTGCTTATCCCAAATCATCGTTGGGCAGGAGAAACCTGTGTGTCATTGGCACCcgaacatgttaaaacaaagccTCCGATGTAACCTgtttgcagttttgttttaaacatgttcaggggccacaaatacattggaggtttttcctgcccaacaacaaaAGGCAACAATGGATCCTCTTCAAATCAAAGTAATTTATAGTTTTAATGATCTTTTATAACAATTATCTACAAATTAGgtggatcttatgttgcattttgtcCATAATCACAGAAAACTGCCGggataacaatcattttgatacaccctgtatgacatAATAGCTTTGTACCAAGTCTTGGACATACCACATATACTCCTTTGACTAGCtgtgacaaaatccaaatgattaTACAAAAATAAGTGATTACAATCATTTTAAACCAGCATGGAATATACATGCCAACAAACATGCTTGTTATTGGTGACTGGTTCTAATGAAGGCCCATACTGTTGAAATATCACTACAAATGGCATGATTTATTTTATATACTTGACTCACACAACCCATTTTGATGTTAGTATATTCATGGTTCAatgcagcagtggcgtagccaggtttttggaaatgggggaggggggcatgAACTTGTGCATGTACTtaaggaaatattttttgcactcATGAATTTGGGGGGGTGGATACCAAATTTTTTTCCTTAACATTTATATACCTATTTTAGTCCTCCAATGTGACAAAATTAGCTTAATTTTGACCGTAAACAGGCAAAAGGGAAGAAGTACATCAGAGTTTGACATGTGGTATAGGTTTTCCGAGGTCatacaaaattattaattgttgACCCCAACTTTTTTCACAACACACCGTCGTCATGTATCGACAAACTAAGGTGTACTGATAGGCTATATATGACGAGTGGGGGTAGGGGTGGGGAGGAActgtggcgtaactagggggcggCAATGTGCCCTGGgcaccacccttagggggcgccaaattgagcaattcagcatcgattctgcacccctccaagtgatgaaagttaaaattttcgtgcgcatttcagcacaaaatcatttgaaagaacattttaagaccgatattcaacttctagtagccaaaattaattagtggtaggccttatttgtccaaaatttcgcgcgctccgcTCGCTATTGTTTCAAGAATGCGGAGCGCCAGTTTTGTTTCttgcccgggcgctaccaaccctagttacgccactggggagGAAGGTGATAACAaccactggctatgccactgcaatGCAGTAAGGTTATCAGTGCTCAATCAAAGCAGTTCCAACTCCTTACATGTGACCATTGATATATGTACATTCATTGTTTTCACACCAATCAAAAGTACAGAAACATTTGTTCATTTTAATTTAACCTGAACTGCAGCAAAGTTACCCAACACTTGCATGAGAGTGGTTGTACTCACAGTCATGCAAAGGGTGACCAAAGGTAGCCCAAACTGAACTAAACGATATCAAAATGGACATAATTTCAGAAATTCAAATTTTGTTTGCGAAAACAATAACATAAATTGGTTTTGAGTTTCTGATTtgatcaacaaacctgatgaatctatgaATAATATTCCATTCAGTGGTGGTGCCAGGAATatcttcgggggggggggggccaagtgAATTTCTGGGGGTAAAGTGTATTTCAggggcaaaattgccgcaaaaagtggaaactttcataattttgggtttttactggggagtTTTGACTGTCCCCACTGCCCGTTGCCCCTCCACTGTACATACCATGACAAGAACTATTCCGGTGTGATTTTCTGCCGAGATAGTGAGAGGCTAATAGCCTGTATTTCACTATCTTACCGACATCAAATCCAGTGTTATCATAACACAGTGACATAGTTATCTTCAACTCCCATCAATGAGAAGTAGGTCATCATGGGTTTGCTTGCAATATCTTGTCCATGTCATTAGAAATCAAACATGCCACCAACATACCAATGAAATCTGTTCCATTCATTTCACACACAGGAGAATACAAAGATACCAATATTCCAGtgtttactccccattccagtaaaatacagcactaattttttgaaattaaaaaaatattatcaacttcagcCAAACAAAAGTTGAATTtcaatatttggccaaatttatgaattaagggaCAAAAACATGTTTTAAGGGGTTTTTCATAtcctgtgacaatcaagtctaaagacttgtacgaagtcttatttcaatttatgcattttaatttgTGCAAAAGACTTGTTTCATTCTggtaaccaatcatttaattaaagtaacacaaaaaggaaaattagagcaaaattcgCATATACCCATGATTTTGAATGCTTCACTTGCTCCAAGTCCTTGATATATGTGACTGTGcatgttttggctcttttttcaagaaattagtaaaatagtgaacttctTTTTATCTCCAGAtaatactaaatgaatgattaggattgagctatgcttcatttggcagaacttgataataattttttaatctccaaaatttagtgctgtatttttctgtgaACGAACCAGATGATTAATGAAGCCATTTCAATGAAACTAGTTTCATTAGCAGTTCTCTAAAAACATTGGTTTCTTTGACCCCATTTTGGTTTCCATAAAGAAGAGGAAGGAGTCCggtttgtaccaataaaactagcTATGTTTATAGAGCTTCATCGTTTTTGATTTGTACCCTTAATATAGATAGTGTGTATAACTAGTATTCCCAATAGTGTGCAGTGTATTAGCAATGTCAGGGTTATTAAATAGTTCAACACTTTGCATGCACTTTCTCCCTGCAATAAACACAGCAGCAGCAGTGGAAAATCACTAGGCtgttccttttgaaattcacactcccctgtggaagactgcagacaaatcttccacaggggagcgactttcaaatagaatagaaaaaatgggtcacttccatttgaaatactcactctagtGTGGAAGATAATAGGTAAAGTCatatacaaggggagtatgggttaaaaaaataacaaccaattcaatttgaaaaacatactccctctgtggatgacttttcttaaatctttcacaggggtaggcCCAATTTAAAGTAGAATATCCTATTTGAGTGGAAATCGCAGCATAACAGAAAACTGTTTCTCACAActgaaaaatgcatgcaaaaaTGTCGGACTATTACACTAGCCCTAATTTGTTTTGTACTTAATAGGATTGGCAGTCA encodes the following:
- the LOC140159645 gene encoding uncharacterized protein, with translation MEEAPIYAWTPELLSFHINAIHDQLPSPVNLKLWGGTNLGLCQLCNYPNCTLLHILNYCSYSLENGRYNWRHDQTLRIIASGLAPYIDEANNSKTTEYTPDFIRIPTIAFRTANGTTYMNRALRTPKTEVKNVLKKAREWTFLMDEEHKSIVFPPEIAETAKQPDITIYSATTKHESS